Sequence from the Microbacterium sp. 1.5R genome:
CGACCGCGGCGAGGTGCCGGCGTGCACGAGAGGGATCCGCCCCTGCGGCGGGCGGGCGACGTTCAGCGGCCCGGAGACGCGCACGTGCTCGCCCCGGAGGTCCGCACCCCGGAGCCCGTCCGGGTCGATGAGCACGCCGCGTGCGGCATCCGCGATCCAGGCGTCCTCGCTCCACGAGTCCCACAGACGGCGCAGGGCGACGACGAACTCCTCGGCGCGGTCGTATCGGCTCTCGTTGTCGGCGTGCGCATCGCGACCGTGGTTGCCCGCGGCTCGTGGCTCGGCTCCGGTGACGAGGTTGACGCCGGCTCGACCGCCTGTCAGCAGGTCGAGGGATGCGAGCGAGCGCGCCGTCGCATACGGATCGGCGTAGGTCGTGTTCACCGTCGCGATGAGGCCGATGCGAGAGGTGACCCCGGCCAGGTACAGCACGGCGCTCACCGGGTCGATCCGCGCGAGCAGGTACGGGTCGCGGAATTCGAGGTCCGGCCCGGTGGCCAGCCAATCGCCGAAGAACAGGTAGTCGAGCCCCGCGTCCTCTCCCTCTCGCGCGATGCGGCGGAGGATCTCGGCATCGGCCGAGGGGTCGCGATGCGCGCCCGGCTGACGCCAGCCGGAGGGATACGCGCCGAGAGTGCGCACCATGGCGCCGATGATGAGGGGTTCGGTCATGCACCCGAAAGTATGAGCGGGCTCGGGAGCCGGCCAATCGGCGGGGAAGCGCAGCGAAACGGAGCGCAACACGGCGACACATCCTCCCCGAGTGTGGGTGCCCGATCGGAGGATGGAACCATGACCTCGACCTCCTCCCCCGCGCTCTGAGCACCGCAGTGGTGACCGCATGACCGAGTTCGCCACGATCCGCCTGTCGGCCGGGCTGGAGGATCCGAGCGATCTGATCGCCGACCTCGACCGCGCGCTCGCGCTCGTCTGAACGCCATCCGTTCCGGCCGCCCCCGGATGCCCTGGTCTGAACACCCCGTGCTCAGCCTCCACCCCCTACGCTGAGATGATGACTGGTCTTCGTTGGGGAATCCTCGCGACCGGCGGCATCGCCGGCGCGTTCGCATCCGATCTGCGCACCGCAGGGCTCGATCTCGTGGCGGTCGGCTCGCGCTCGCAGGAATCGGCCGACGCCTTCGCCGCCCGCTTCGACATCCCGCGCGCGCATCCCTCGTACGAGGCGCTCGTCGCCGACCCCGAGGTCGACATCATCTACGTCTCGACCCCGCACCCGATGCATCACGAGAACGCCCGCCTCGCGCTCGAAGCCGGCAAGCACGTGCTGGTCGAGAAGGCGTTCACCCTCAACCGCTCGGAGGCGGAGGACCTGCAGCGTCTGGCCGCCGATCGGGGCCTGCTCGCGATGGAGGCGATGTGGACGCGCTACCTGCCGCACATGGTCCGCATTCGCGAGATCATCGCCGCCGGGACCCTCGGTGAGATGCGCGCCGTGAGCGCCGACCACACCCAGCTGCTCCCCTCCGACCCCGAGCACCGTCTCAACGCCCTCG
This genomic interval carries:
- a CDS encoding Gfo/Idh/MocA family protein, whose product is MTGLRWGILATGGIAGAFASDLRTAGLDLVAVGSRSQESADAFAARFDIPRAHPSYEALVADPEVDIIYVSTPHPMHHENARLALEAGKHVLVEKAFTLNRSEAEDLQRLAADRGLLAMEAMWTRYLPHMVRIREIIAAGTLGEMRAVSADHTQLLPSDPEHRLNALELGGGALLDLGIYPISFVWDILGAPTGIHAVGRLIETGADAEVATVMTHDGGAISTTLSSSRAAGPNAASIIGTTARIDLDRVWYTPTTFRVVQPDGTVVEEYVSEVDGRGMQYQALAAERLVGDGVLEGDILPIAESVAIMGTLDEIRAQIGVRYPREGVNHG